From Scomber scombrus chromosome 21, fScoSco1.1, whole genome shotgun sequence, one genomic window encodes:
- the egr2b gene encoding early growth response protein 2b, protein MTAKTLEKVPVNLGGFVHPVADSVYSVDDIASSLPTSVAIFPNTDLGAHYDQLNVTADGLMSADMSLEKRSLDLSSYSSGFSQPAPHRNQTFTYMGKFSIDSQYPSNWNPEGVINIVSGIFNMAQPPPPPPPPSSSASSSPASSGSPNHFSNGNLSCTMAHQSQAEMDHHHHLYSSPPPYSTSGCGDVYQDPSAFLSTSTCPISSYPPPSYSSPKQPGSSDALFPLIPDYPGFFQPACQRDMHTAGIQDRKPFGTCPLDTFRVPPPLTPLNTIRNFTLGGPGSGGSEVGPPRMPSAYSPQNLPLRPILRPRKYPNRPSKTPIHERPYPCPAEGCDRRFSRSDELTRHIRIHTGHKPFQCRICMRNFSRSDHLTTHIRTHTGEKPFACDYCGRKFARSDERKRHTKIHLRQKERKSSTLSSSSSSSSNSSALERQSGGISATNGICS, encoded by the exons ATGACGGCTAAAACTCTGGAGAAAGTGCCGGTGAATCTCGGGGGCTTCGTGCATCCTGTAGCCGACAGTGTGTACTCGGTGGATGACATCGCCTCCAGCTTGCCGACCTCTGTGGCAATCTTCCCCAACACAGACTTAGGAGCACATTACGACCAGCTTAACGTGACAGCAG aTGGCTTGATGAGTGCAGACATGAGTTTAGAGAAGCGCTCTCTGGACCTCTCCTCCTACTCCAGCGGCTTCTCTCAGCCCGCGCCCCACCGCAACCAGACCTTCACCTACATGGGAAAGTTCTCCATCGATTCACAGTATCCCAGTAACTGGAACCCCGAGGGAGTGATCAACATCGTCTCGGGCATCTTCAACATGGCCcagccgcctcctcctcctcctcctccctcttcctcagCGTCCTCCTCCCCGGCATCGTCAGGATCTCCCAATCACTTCTCCAACGGAAATTTGAGTTGCACCATGGCGCATCAGAGCCAGGCAGAGATGGACCACCATCACCATCTGTACTCATCCCCGCCTCCCTACTCCACTTCTGGCTGCGGGGATGTGTACCAGGACCCCTCTGCGTTTCTGTCCACCTCCACCTGCCCCATCTCCTCTTACCCGCCACCCTCCTACTCTTCTCCCAAGCAGCCAGGGAGCTCAGACGCGCTTTTCCCCCTCATCCCAGATTACCCGGGCTTCTTCCAGCCGGCTTGCCAACGAGACATGCACACAGCAGGTATCCAAGACCGGAAACCGTTCGGTACATGTCCACTCGACACATTCCGAGTCCCTCCACCCCTGACCCCCCTGAACACTATCAGGAACTTTACACTGGGGGGTCCGGGTAGCGGTGGCTCAGAGGTAGGGCCGCCGAGGATGCCCTCTGCATACAGCCCACAGAACCTTCCTCTGAGGCCGATCCTGCGGCCCAGAAAGTACCCGAACAGACCCAGCAAGACGCCCATCCACGAGCGACCATATCCCTGTCCCGCAGAGGGTTGCGACCGGAGGTTTTCCCGCTCTGATGAACTGACCAGACACATCCGCATCCACACTGGACACAAGCCATTCCAGTGCCGGATCTGTATGCGCAACTTCAGCCGCAGCGACCACCTCACCACGCACATCCGCACGCACACGGGAGAGAAGCCGTTCGCCTGCGACTACTGTGGCCGCAAGTTCGCCAGGAGCGACGAAAGGAAGAGACACACTAAAATCCACCTGAGGCAAAAAGAGAGGAAGTCCTCCACTCTCTCTTCTtcgtcctcctcttcatccAACAGCTCAGCACTGGAGAGGCAGTCTGGCGGCATCAGTGCAACCAACGGGATTTGTTCATAG